The Bos javanicus breed banteng chromosome 18, ARS-OSU_banteng_1.0, whole genome shotgun sequence genome has a segment encoding these proteins:
- the GIPR gene encoding gastric inhibitory polypeptide receptor isoform X3 has translation MPTCPPWWLLLLLSLWEPLLRSAEAGSEGQTAGELYQRWERYRRECQETLEASEPPAGLACNGSFDMYVCWDYTAPNATARASCPWYLPWHGHVAKGFVLRQCGSDGQWGPWRDHSQCENPEKNGVFQDQRLTLERLQVVYTVGYSLSLATLLFALLILSTFRRLRCTRNYIHINLFTSFMLRAAAILTRDRLLPPPGPYPGDQVLTLWNQALAACRTAQIVTQYCVGANYTWLLVEGIYLHSLLVLVGGSEKGHFRCYMLLGWGAPTLFVIPWVIVRYLFENTQCWERNDIKAIWWIIRTPILLTILLRTRQMRCPDYRLRLARSTLTLVPLLGVHEVVFAPVTEEQARGALRLAKLGFEIFLSSFQGFLVSVLYCFINKEVQSEIRRGWHRCRLRHSLSEEPRQRPEPVFRTLPSGSGPGQVASGRALCSRTLPGPGGEANHVLESYC, from the exons ATGCCCACCTGTCCACCCTGgtggctgctgcttctgctctcGCTGTGGGAGCCGCTGCTCCGGAGCGCGGAG GCAGGCTCTGAGGGGCAGACAGCGGGAGAGCTGTACCAGCGCTGGGAGCGGTACCGCAGGGAGTGCCAGGAGACCCTGGAGGCCTCGGAGCCCCCAGCAG GCCTCGCCTGTAACGGGTCCTTCGATATGTACGTCTGCTGGGACTACACTGCACCCAACGCCACTGCCCGTGCTTCCTGCCCTTGGTATCTGCCCTGGCACGGTCACG TGGCTAAAGGCTTTGTCCTCCGCCAATGTGGCAGTGATGGCCAATGGGGACCTTGGAGAGACCATTCTCAGTGTGAAAACCCAGAGAAAAATGGGGTTTTTCAG gacCAAAGGCTGACCTTGGAACGGCTGCAGGTTGTGTACACCGTGGGCTACTCCCTGTCTCTTGCCACACTGCTGTTTGCCTTGCTCATCTTGAGTACCTTCAG GCGGCTGCGCTGCACTCGCAACTACATCCACATCAACCTGTTCACGTCTTTCATGCTGCGGGCAGCTGCCATCCTCACCCGGGACCGTCTGCTTCCTCCCCCTGGTCCCTACCCTGGGGATCAGGTCCTTACCCTGTGGAACCAG GCCCTAGCTGCCTGTCGCACGGCCCAGATCGTGACCCAGTACTGCGTGGGCGCCAACTACACGTGGCTGCTGGTGGAAGGCATCTACCTGCACAGTCTCCTCGTGCTTGTGGGAGGCTCCGAGAAGGGCCACTTCCGCTGCTACATGCTCCTCGGCTGGG GGGCCCCCACGCTTTTCGTCATTCCTTGGGTGATCGTCAGATACCTGTTCGAGAACACGCA gtgcTGGGAGCGGAACGATATCAAAGCCATTTGGTGGATCATACGAACCCCTATTCTCCTAACAATCTTG CTGAGGACGCGACAGATGCGCTGCCCGGACTACCGACTGAG GCTGGCTCGCTCCACGCTGACGCTGGTGCCCCTGCTGGGCGTCCACGAGGTGGTGTTTGCTCCCGTGACTGAAGAACAGGCCCGGGGTGCCCTGCGCTTGGCCAAGCTCGGCTTTGAAATCTTCCTCAGTTCTTTCCAG GGCTTCCTGGTCAGCGTCCTCTACTGCTTCATCAACAAGGAG GTGCAGTCGGAGATCCGCCGGGGTTGGCATCGCTGCCGCCTGCGCCACAGCCTCAGCGAGGAGCCGCGCCAGCGCCCCGAGCCCGTCTTCCGGACCCTGCCCTCTGGCTCCGGCCCGGGCCAGGTCGCCTCCGGCCGCGCTCTGTGCTCAAGGACCCTCCCAGGTCCTGGGGGTGAGGCCAACCACGTCTTAGAAAGTTACTGCTAG
- the GIPR gene encoding gastric inhibitory polypeptide receptor isoform X2 produces MPTCPPWWLLLLLSLWEPLLRSAEAGSEGQTAGELYQRWERYRRECQETLEASEPPAGLACNGSFDMYVCWDYTAPNATARASCPWYLPWHGHVAKGFVLRQCGSDGQWGPWRDHSQCENPEKNGVFQDQRLTLERLQVVYTVGYSLSLATLLFALLILSTFRRLRCTRNYIHINLFTSFMLRAAAILTRDRLLPPPGPYPGDQVLTLWNQALAACRTAQIVTQYCVGANYTWLLVEGIYLHSLLVLVGGSEKGHFRCYMLLGWGAPTLFVIPWVIVRYLFENTQCWERNDIKAIWWIIRTPILLTILINFLIFVRILGILVSKLRTRQMRCPDYRLRLARSTLTLVPLLGVHEVVFAPVTEEQARGALRLAKLGFEIFLSSFQGFLVSVLYCFINKEVQSEIRRGWHRCRLRHSLSEEPRQRPEPVFRTLPSGSGPGQVASGRALCSRTLPGPGGEANHVLESYC; encoded by the exons ATGCCCACCTGTCCACCCTGgtggctgctgcttctgctctcGCTGTGGGAGCCGCTGCTCCGGAGCGCGGAG GCAGGCTCTGAGGGGCAGACAGCGGGAGAGCTGTACCAGCGCTGGGAGCGGTACCGCAGGGAGTGCCAGGAGACCCTGGAGGCCTCGGAGCCCCCAGCAG GCCTCGCCTGTAACGGGTCCTTCGATATGTACGTCTGCTGGGACTACACTGCACCCAACGCCACTGCCCGTGCTTCCTGCCCTTGGTATCTGCCCTGGCACGGTCACG TGGCTAAAGGCTTTGTCCTCCGCCAATGTGGCAGTGATGGCCAATGGGGACCTTGGAGAGACCATTCTCAGTGTGAAAACCCAGAGAAAAATGGGGTTTTTCAG gacCAAAGGCTGACCTTGGAACGGCTGCAGGTTGTGTACACCGTGGGCTACTCCCTGTCTCTTGCCACACTGCTGTTTGCCTTGCTCATCTTGAGTACCTTCAG GCGGCTGCGCTGCACTCGCAACTACATCCACATCAACCTGTTCACGTCTTTCATGCTGCGGGCAGCTGCCATCCTCACCCGGGACCGTCTGCTTCCTCCCCCTGGTCCCTACCCTGGGGATCAGGTCCTTACCCTGTGGAACCAG GCCCTAGCTGCCTGTCGCACGGCCCAGATCGTGACCCAGTACTGCGTGGGCGCCAACTACACGTGGCTGCTGGTGGAAGGCATCTACCTGCACAGTCTCCTCGTGCTTGTGGGAGGCTCCGAGAAGGGCCACTTCCGCTGCTACATGCTCCTCGGCTGGG GGGCCCCCACGCTTTTCGTCATTCCTTGGGTGATCGTCAGATACCTGTTCGAGAACACGCA gtgcTGGGAGCGGAACGATATCAAAGCCATTTGGTGGATCATACGAACCCCTATTCTCCTAACAATCTTG attaattttctcatctttgtCCGCATCCTTGGCATCCTCGTGTCAAAGCTGAGGACGCGACAGATGCGCTGCCCGGACTACCGACTGAG GCTGGCTCGCTCCACGCTGACGCTGGTGCCCCTGCTGGGCGTCCACGAGGTGGTGTTTGCTCCCGTGACTGAAGAACAGGCCCGGGGTGCCCTGCGCTTGGCCAAGCTCGGCTTTGAAATCTTCCTCAGTTCTTTCCAG GGCTTCCTGGTCAGCGTCCTCTACTGCTTCATCAACAAGGAG GTGCAGTCGGAGATCCGCCGGGGTTGGCATCGCTGCCGCCTGCGCCACAGCCTCAGCGAGGAGCCGCGCCAGCGCCCCGAGCCCGTCTTCCGGACCCTGCCCTCTGGCTCCGGCCCGGGCCAGGTCGCCTCCGGCCGCGCTCTGTGCTCAAGGACCCTCCCAGGTCCTGGGGGTGAGGCCAACCACGTCTTAGAAAGTTACTGCTAG
- the SNRPD2 gene encoding small nuclear ribonucleoprotein Sm D2 isoform X1, whose translation MSLLNKPKSEMTPEELQKREEEEFNTGPLSVLTQSVKNNTQVLINCRNNKKLLGRVKAFDRHCNMVLENVKEMWTEVPKSGKGKKKSKPVNKDRYISKMFLRGDSVIVVLRNPLIAGK comes from the exons AT GAGTCTCCTCAACAAGCCCAAGAGTGAGATGACCCCAGAGGAGCTGCAGAagcgggaggaggaggagtttAACACGGGGCCACTCTCCGTGCTCACGCAGTCAGTCAAAAACAACACTCAAGTGCTCATCAACTGCCGTAACAACAAGAAGCTCCTGGGCCGCGTGAAGGCCTTTGACAG GCACTGCAACATGGTGCTGGAGAACGTGAAGGAAATGTGGACGGAGGTCCCCAAGAGCGGCAAGGGCAAGAAGAAGTCCAAGCCCGTCAACAAGGACCGCTACATCTCCAAGATGTTCCTGCGCGGGGACTCTGTCATCGTGGTCCTGAGGAACCCGCTCATCGCTGGCAAGTAG
- the SNRPD2 gene encoding small nuclear ribonucleoprotein Sm D2 isoform X4, with protein MSLLNKPKSEMTPEELQKREEEEFNTGPLSVLTQSVKNNTQVLINCRNNKKLLGRVKAFDRLLCLWDSPDKNTGMGCHAVLQGILLTQGSNSHLLRLLH; from the exons AT GAGTCTCCTCAACAAGCCCAAGAGTGAGATGACCCCAGAGGAGCTGCAGAagcgggaggaggaggagtttAACACGGGGCCACTCTCCGTGCTCACGCAGTCAGTCAAAAACAACACTCAAGTGCTCATCAACTGCCGTAACAACAAGAAGCTCCTGGGCCGCGTGAAGGCCTTTGACAG gcttctctgtctatgggattctccagacaagaatactggaatgggttgccatgccgtcctccaggggatcctcctgacccagggatcgaactcgcatctcttacgtctcctgcattag
- the SNRPD2 gene encoding small nuclear ribonucleoprotein Sm D2 isoform X2, translated as MSLLNKPKSEMTPEELQKREEEEFNTGPLSVLTQSVKNNTQVLINCRNNKKLLGRVKAFDRQEYWNGLPCRPPGDPPDPGIELASLTSPALAALGGRHHECLHFREEETEAQKVKSFA; from the exons AT GAGTCTCCTCAACAAGCCCAAGAGTGAGATGACCCCAGAGGAGCTGCAGAagcgggaggaggaggagtttAACACGGGGCCACTCTCCGTGCTCACGCAGTCAGTCAAAAACAACACTCAAGTGCTCATCAACTGCCGTAACAACAAGAAGCTCCTGGGCCGCGTGAAGGCCTTTGACAG acaagaatactggaatgggttgccatgccgtcctccaggggatcctcctgacccagggatcgaactcgcatctcttacgtctcctgcattagcag CCCTAGGAGGCAGGCACCATGAATGTCTCCATTttagagaagaggaaactgaggcacagaaggtGAAGTCCTTTGCCTGA
- the GIPR gene encoding gastric inhibitory polypeptide receptor isoform X1, whose amino-acid sequence MPTCPPWWLLLLLSLWEPLLRSAEAGSEGQTAGELYQRWERYRRECQETLEASEPPAGLACNGSFDMYVCWDYTAPNATARASCPWYLPWHGHVAKGFVLRQCGSDGQWGPWRDHSQCENPEKNGVFQDQRLTLERLQVVYTVGYSLSLATLLFALLILSTFRRLRCTRNYIHINLFTSFMLRAAAILTRDRLLPPPGPYPGDQVLTLWNQALAACRTAQIVTQYCVGANYTWLLVEGIYLHSLLVLVGGSEKGHFRCYMLLGWGAPTLFVIPWVIVRYLFENTQCWERNDIKAIWWIIRTPILLTILINFLIFVRILGILVSKLRTRQMRCPDYRLRLARSTLTLVPLLGVHEVVFAPVTEEQARGALRLAKLGFEIFLSSFQGFLVSVLYCFINKEVGRAAARRPRPLPAAQGMARAPPPLSAVRFQVQSEIRRGWHRCRLRHSLSEEPRQRPEPVFRTLPSGSGPGQVASGRALCSRTLPGPGGEANHVLESYC is encoded by the exons ATGCCCACCTGTCCACCCTGgtggctgctgcttctgctctcGCTGTGGGAGCCGCTGCTCCGGAGCGCGGAG GCAGGCTCTGAGGGGCAGACAGCGGGAGAGCTGTACCAGCGCTGGGAGCGGTACCGCAGGGAGTGCCAGGAGACCCTGGAGGCCTCGGAGCCCCCAGCAG GCCTCGCCTGTAACGGGTCCTTCGATATGTACGTCTGCTGGGACTACACTGCACCCAACGCCACTGCCCGTGCTTCCTGCCCTTGGTATCTGCCCTGGCACGGTCACG TGGCTAAAGGCTTTGTCCTCCGCCAATGTGGCAGTGATGGCCAATGGGGACCTTGGAGAGACCATTCTCAGTGTGAAAACCCAGAGAAAAATGGGGTTTTTCAG gacCAAAGGCTGACCTTGGAACGGCTGCAGGTTGTGTACACCGTGGGCTACTCCCTGTCTCTTGCCACACTGCTGTTTGCCTTGCTCATCTTGAGTACCTTCAG GCGGCTGCGCTGCACTCGCAACTACATCCACATCAACCTGTTCACGTCTTTCATGCTGCGGGCAGCTGCCATCCTCACCCGGGACCGTCTGCTTCCTCCCCCTGGTCCCTACCCTGGGGATCAGGTCCTTACCCTGTGGAACCAG GCCCTAGCTGCCTGTCGCACGGCCCAGATCGTGACCCAGTACTGCGTGGGCGCCAACTACACGTGGCTGCTGGTGGAAGGCATCTACCTGCACAGTCTCCTCGTGCTTGTGGGAGGCTCCGAGAAGGGCCACTTCCGCTGCTACATGCTCCTCGGCTGGG GGGCCCCCACGCTTTTCGTCATTCCTTGGGTGATCGTCAGATACCTGTTCGAGAACACGCA gtgcTGGGAGCGGAACGATATCAAAGCCATTTGGTGGATCATACGAACCCCTATTCTCCTAACAATCTTG attaattttctcatctttgtCCGCATCCTTGGCATCCTCGTGTCAAAGCTGAGGACGCGACAGATGCGCTGCCCGGACTACCGACTGAG GCTGGCTCGCTCCACGCTGACGCTGGTGCCCCTGCTGGGCGTCCACGAGGTGGTGTTTGCTCCCGTGACTGAAGAACAGGCCCGGGGTGCCCTGCGCTTGGCCAAGCTCGGCTTTGAAATCTTCCTCAGTTCTTTCCAG GGCTTCCTGGTCAGCGTCCTCTACTGCTTCATCAACAAGGAGGTAGGGAGAGCCGcggcccgccgcccccgccctcTGCCGGCCGCGCAGGGAATGGCGCGCGCGCCGCCGCCTCTGAGCGCCGTCCGGTTTCAGGTGCAGTCGGAGATCCGCCGGGGTTGGCATCGCTGCCGCCTGCGCCACAGCCTCAGCGAGGAGCCGCGCCAGCGCCCCGAGCCCGTCTTCCGGACCCTGCCCTCTGGCTCCGGCCCGGGCCAGGTCGCCTCCGGCCGCGCTCTGTGCTCAAGGACCCTCCCAGGTCCTGGGGGTGAGGCCAACCACGTCTTAGAAAGTTACTGCTAG
- the SNRPD2 gene encoding small nuclear ribonucleoprotein Sm D2 isoform X3 encodes MSLLNKPKSEMTPEELQKREEEEFNTGPLSVLTQSVKNNTQVLINCRNNKKLLGRVKAFDRQEYWNGLPCRPPGDPPDPGIELASLTSPALAGTATWCWRT; translated from the exons AT GAGTCTCCTCAACAAGCCCAAGAGTGAGATGACCCCAGAGGAGCTGCAGAagcgggaggaggaggagtttAACACGGGGCCACTCTCCGTGCTCACGCAGTCAGTCAAAAACAACACTCAAGTGCTCATCAACTGCCGTAACAACAAGAAGCTCCTGGGCCGCGTGAAGGCCTTTGACAG acaagaatactggaatgggttgccatgccgtcctccaggggatcctcctgacccagggatcgaactcgcatctcttacgtctcctgcattagcag GCACTGCAACATGGTGCTGGAGAACGTGA